The Syngnathus typhle isolate RoL2023-S1 ecotype Sweden linkage group LG3, RoL_Styp_1.0, whole genome shotgun sequence genome window below encodes:
- the timm10 gene encoding mitochondrial import inner membrane translocase subunit Tim10, with amino-acid sequence MDPMKAQQLAAELEVEMMADMYNRMTNACHRKCVPPHYKEAELTKGESVCLDRCVAKYLDLHERLGRKLTELSVQDEDMMRKAAVGSG; translated from the exons ATGGACCCCATGAAGGCGCAACAACTGGCGGCGGAGTTGGAGGTGGAGATGATGGCTGATATGTACAACCG AATGACCAACGCCTGCCACCGAAAGTGTGTGCCGCCACATTACAAAGAGGCAGAGCTGACAAAGGGCGAGTCTGTGTGCCTGGACCGCTGCGTGGCCAAATACCTGGACCTCCACGAGAGGCTAGGACGCAAGCTAACAGAGCTCTCAGTCCAAGATGAGGACATGATGAGGAAAGCAGCTGTCGGCAGCGGATAG